A single region of the Psychrobacter alimentarius genome encodes:
- the rph gene encoding ribonuclease PH, with product MRIDNRELDQLRSISFERHYTKHAEGSVLVSFGDTKVLCTASVESGVPRWLKGKGKGWITAEYGMLPRATNTRNQREAARGKQSGRTQEIQRLIGRSLRAMIDLSKLGENTIYLDCDVLQADGGTRTASVTGAAIALVDALESLQRTKKLKADPLIGLVAAVSVGMKDGEAYLDLNYEEDASCDTDLNVVMTQKGEFIELQGTAEEKPFTRAQADDMLAMAEKGIAELIKLQQTALGW from the coding sequence ATGCGTATTGACAATCGTGAGCTTGACCAACTTCGCTCGATCAGCTTTGAGCGCCATTATACTAAGCATGCCGAAGGATCAGTATTGGTAAGCTTCGGCGATACTAAAGTACTGTGTACTGCCAGTGTCGAATCAGGTGTACCGCGCTGGCTAAAAGGTAAGGGTAAAGGTTGGATCACTGCCGAATACGGCATGTTGCCACGAGCGACCAACACTCGCAACCAGCGTGAAGCAGCACGTGGTAAGCAATCAGGTCGAACGCAAGAAATCCAGCGTTTGATTGGTCGTAGCTTACGCGCCATGATTGACTTGAGCAAGCTTGGCGAAAATACCATTTATCTTGATTGTGATGTGTTGCAAGCGGACGGTGGTACTCGTACTGCGAGTGTGACGGGTGCAGCGATTGCGCTTGTTGATGCGTTAGAAAGCCTTCAAAGAACCAAAAAACTCAAAGCAGATCCATTGATTGGCTTGGTTGCTGCTGTCTCTGTCGGTATGAAAGATGGCGAAGCCTATTTGGATTTAAACTATGAAGAAGACGCCAGTTGTGACACTGATTTGAATGTTGTCATGACACAAAAAGGTGAGTTCATTGAATTACAAGGTACGGCGGAAGAAAAACCATTCACCCGTGCTCAGGCTGATGATATGCTTGCAATGGCAGAAAAAGGCATCGCTGAATTGATCAAATTGCAACAAACCGCTTTAGGTTGGTAG
- a CDS encoding Cof-type HAD-IIB family hydrolase, producing MFIKDKIAREMMNKITTPKIIFFDIDDTLSRNGIIAEHNKATLEQLAETDIKLVISTGRSKAILPDDILALLDADILDAIICMNGQYSFDHSGMISHYPLNAEQTDKISYLCQQSNLIHKFDSATHIVWSDENERLRDYNARTPNSIVDPEYYKSNTVYQCSVFFNDQEDKMQEVDFEKYDLKLVHWHHIGADILPIEASKARGIKDMCAYYGVDVRECMAFGDGMNDLEMFDLVGFAVAMGDAKPALIERADFVTGTIEEFGIQAVLGQFCIA from the coding sequence ATGTTTATTAAAGATAAGATTGCAAGAGAGATGATGAATAAGATAACCACGCCTAAAATTATATTCTTTGATATCGATGATACTTTGAGCCGTAATGGAATTATCGCTGAACATAATAAAGCGACCCTTGAGCAGCTGGCAGAGACGGACATTAAGCTGGTGATTTCAACTGGACGCTCGAAAGCCATTTTGCCTGATGATATTTTGGCACTGCTGGATGCCGATATTTTGGATGCGATTATTTGTATGAATGGTCAATATAGCTTTGATCACAGTGGCATGATTAGCCATTATCCATTGAATGCTGAGCAGACGGATAAGATTTCTTATCTTTGCCAACAGAGCAACCTTATTCACAAGTTTGACTCAGCGACGCATATTGTATGGTCAGATGAAAACGAGCGTTTGCGTGACTATAATGCCAGAACGCCCAACTCTATCGTTGACCCAGAGTACTACAAGTCAAATACGGTTTATCAGTGTTCCGTATTTTTCAATGATCAAGAAGACAAAATGCAAGAGGTCGATTTTGAGAAATATGACTTGAAGTTGGTACATTGGCATCATATCGGTGCTGATATTCTACCAATTGAGGCGTCCAAAGCGCGCGGTATCAAAGACATGTGTGCGTATTATGGTGTGGATGTGCGCGAGTGCATGGCATTTGGTGACGGTATGAATGATCTTGAGATGTTTGATCTGGTCGGATTTGCGGTAGCAATGGGGGACGCAAAACCTGCCCTAATCGAGCGAGCAGATTTTGTCACAGGAACGATTGAAGAGTTTGGCATACAGGCGGTGCTAGGTCAGTTTTGTATAGCGTAG
- a CDS encoding BLUF domain-containing protein produces the protein MQTNTCHTSEKHKRNGEHILISLTYIGKNSEKNNGVELTRILEQWRRNNEQSDITSALVINDDYLLQSIEGSRPVINEVLAKLINEYSHLLPHIVEVKEIEARKWDGFLIKYLTSSAEDEEYALKSFSAGADFNPYLMKSTQITSFIEAIFEDTESRACP, from the coding sequence ATGCAGACAAACACTTGCCATACTTCAGAAAAGCATAAGAGAAATGGAGAGCATATTCTCATCAGCCTGACATACATTGGTAAAAATAGTGAAAAAAATAACGGCGTAGAGCTGACTCGCATACTTGAACAGTGGCGAAGGAACAATGAACAAAGCGATATAACGTCAGCGCTGGTTATCAATGATGATTATTTGCTTCAAAGTATAGAAGGGTCAAGACCTGTTATTAATGAAGTTTTAGCAAAACTGATTAATGAGTATTCGCACCTTTTACCTCATATCGTTGAAGTCAAAGAAATAGAAGCACGCAAGTGGGATGGTTTCTTAATAAAGTATTTAACCTCAAGCGCTGAAGACGAAGAATACGCCCTGAAAAGCTTCTCAGCAGGTGCTGACTTCAACCCTTATCTCATGAAAAGCACACAAATCACTAGCTTTATAGAAGCAATATTTGAAGATACTGAATCTAGGGCGTGTCCCTAA
- a CDS encoding BLUF domain-containing protein, protein MQTDTRHTSEKHKRNGEHILISLTYIAKKTDKNSGVELARALEHWRRYFEKSNITSALVVNDNYFIQNIQGSRPAINHALAKIISEYLEISPNVIEVEEIEVRKWDKFLIKHLTSSVEDEEYALQHFSAGADFNPYLMKSTQIRHFLNAIFAEDKIV, encoded by the coding sequence ATGCAGACAGACACTCGCCATACTTCAGAAAAGCATAAGAGAAATGGAGAGCATATTCTCATTAGCCTGACATATATTGCTAAAAAGACTGACAAAAATTCAGGTGTGGAGTTGGCTCGTGCTCTTGAGCATTGGCGCAGATACTTTGAAAAAAGTAACATAACCTCAGCCTTGGTCGTTAACGATAATTATTTTATTCAAAATATTCAAGGTTCAAGACCTGCTATCAATCATGCTTTGGCAAAAATAATTAGTGAATATTTAGAAATCTCACCCAATGTGATCGAAGTTGAAGAAATAGAGGTACGCAAGTGGGATAAATTTTTAATTAAGCATCTGACCTCGAGCGTTGAAGATGAAGAATATGCGCTACAACATTTTTCAGCAGGTGCTGACTTTAATCCCTATTTGATGAAAAGTACTCAGATTAGACATTTTCTAAATGCCATTTTTGCAGAGGATAAAATTGTATAG
- a CDS encoding AMP-binding protein: MENQGNPIRRNDKVWLKTYEKLGIQYDITMPAANTSLIDILEKNFVTYAGKTAFVCMDVKLSYEELDRYSKQMAAYLQSLGLKKGDKVAVMMPNILQLPVAVLGVLRAGMTLVNVNPLYTTKELAHQLEDSDAKVLILLENFAKTYQDIGKDLVDHVVITSMGDLMSPLKGFIVTAVVRHVKKMVPDYSIKGSVKFKKALNRFSADHYKRPDNIGLEDVAVLQYTGGTTGVAKGAMLTHGNLVANLIQCDVYLGDAFDKFEKLDEQPVIMTALPLYHIFSFTVCGMFGLYRGCIGLLVPNPRDFDSLLKAYKAYPPAFFPAVNTLFNALANSEEFQAIDHSKLEMSMGGGMAVLKDTAAKWQKITGNIIVQGYGLSETSPVASANPEGTNEFSGNIGLPMPSTDMAILDEDGNEVALGERGEICVRGPQVMKGYWKRADATAEVMTDDGYFRTGDIGVMDEDGYFKIVDRKKDMILVSGFNVYPNEVEDAMSGHPKILECGVIGIEDEKSGEVPKIYVVRSDDSLTVEEVLAYGKENLTGYKRPRYVEFIDELPKSNVGKILRKDLRALEEKNHGQS, encoded by the coding sequence ATGGAAAATCAGGGCAACCCCATTCGTCGCAATGATAAAGTATGGCTCAAAACTTACGAAAAACTTGGTATTCAGTATGACATCACGATGCCAGCTGCCAATACCTCTTTAATCGATATACTCGAAAAAAACTTTGTTACCTATGCTGGCAAAACAGCATTTGTGTGTATGGATGTCAAACTGTCCTATGAAGAATTAGATCGCTATAGCAAACAAATGGCAGCTTATCTGCAATCGTTGGGGCTAAAAAAAGGCGATAAAGTGGCGGTGATGATGCCCAATATTTTACAGCTGCCAGTTGCCGTCCTAGGAGTACTGCGCGCGGGCATGACGTTGGTCAATGTTAACCCACTTTATACTACCAAGGAGCTGGCACATCAGTTAGAAGACTCTGATGCCAAAGTGCTTATTTTGCTAGAAAACTTTGCCAAAACCTACCAAGACATTGGTAAAGACTTGGTTGACCATGTTGTGATTACCTCCATGGGCGACCTTATGAGCCCACTAAAAGGCTTTATCGTGACTGCTGTGGTTCGTCATGTCAAAAAAATGGTGCCTGATTATAGTATCAAAGGCAGTGTTAAATTTAAAAAGGCTCTGAATCGCTTTTCTGCTGACCACTATAAGCGTCCTGATAATATCGGCCTTGAAGACGTGGCAGTTCTGCAATATACCGGTGGTACAACGGGTGTTGCCAAAGGCGCGATGCTCACACATGGCAACTTAGTGGCAAACCTTATCCAGTGTGATGTTTACTTGGGCGATGCTTTTGATAAATTTGAAAAGCTAGATGAGCAGCCAGTCATCATGACAGCGCTGCCCTTATATCATATTTTTTCTTTCACCGTTTGTGGCATGTTTGGCTTGTATCGTGGTTGTATCGGTCTACTTGTACCAAATCCACGCGACTTTGATAGCTTGCTTAAAGCCTATAAAGCATATCCGCCTGCATTCTTCCCAGCGGTCAATACGTTATTTAACGCCCTTGCAAATAGTGAAGAGTTCCAAGCCATAGACCATAGCAAGCTTGAGATGTCTATGGGCGGCGGTATGGCAGTATTAAAAGACACAGCGGCTAAATGGCAAAAAATAACGGGCAATATCATTGTTCAAGGCTATGGTCTATCAGAGACCTCTCCGGTTGCTTCAGCCAATCCAGAAGGCACGAACGAGTTCTCAGGTAATATTGGTCTGCCAATGCCTTCAACGGATATGGCCATTTTGGATGAAGATGGGAATGAAGTCGCCCTTGGTGAGCGCGGTGAGATTTGTGTTCGTGGTCCACAAGTCATGAAAGGTTACTGGAAGCGCGCGGATGCGACGGCAGAAGTTATGACGGATGATGGTTATTTCCGTACTGGTGATATTGGCGTGATGGATGAAGACGGTTACTTTAAAATTGTCGATCGTAAAAAAGACATGATTTTGGTCTCAGGGTTTAACGTCTATCCAAACGAAGTTGAAGATGCTATGTCGGGTCATCCAAAGATTCTGGAGTGCGGTGTCATTGGTATCGAAGACGAAAAAAGTGGTGAAGTACCAAAAATTTATGTCGTACGCAGTGATGATAGCTTGACGGTTGAAGAGGTTCTCGCCTATGGTAAAGAAAATCTGACCGGCTATAAACGCCCTCGTTATGTTGAATTTATCGATGAGCTACCAAAATCGAATGTGGGTAAAATTTTACGTAAAGACCTACGCGCGCTTGAAGAAAAGAATCACGGCCAATCGTGA
- a CDS encoding YfbK domain-containing protein has translation MNTDNSSLIYVTYGVFAMPPVCLSQKYPHYLTKGALLASMVIGAGLSACSSSQMTPPVSEPSSSTINQEAANQSAVDSMSVVASEPVMTMQNAVSSNMLIRAAPQMGIRPLPSINIAPQERDNYQKSEANPVHRTTEMAVSTLSIDTDTGSYANVRRYLNEGRLPPVDAVRVEELINYFQYQFDDGKRLNNAPFVVATDVVDSPWDRADQDNKIVKVGIKAVDSNWSKNSNAQSMPPANLVFLVDVSGSMSSLDKLPLAQSSLKLLTEQMRAEDSISIVTYSGSNNSKSSTQNTQNVNELAYLKIRYKAPAGGGSKLLSQPIYKTSRALNSANIDTQFAVAVAGFGQRLTQNEYINDWQYADSKKLASSVLARQPSSDKDGIRRNFVTLTELATVLDGNKS, from the coding sequence ATGAATACGGACAATTCATCATTGATCTATGTGACTTATGGAGTATTTGCTATGCCGCCTGTCTGTTTATCACAAAAATATCCTCATTACTTAACAAAAGGTGCGCTGTTGGCCAGTATGGTTATCGGTGCGGGGCTGAGTGCTTGTAGTTCATCTCAAATGACTCCGCCAGTATCAGAACCGAGTAGTAGCACGATTAATCAAGAGGCGGCTAATCAAAGTGCTGTTGACTCAATGAGCGTTGTGGCATCAGAGCCTGTCATGACTATGCAAAATGCTGTAAGCAGTAATATGCTGATACGCGCGGCGCCTCAAATGGGTATTCGTCCACTACCAAGTATCAACATAGCGCCCCAAGAGCGCGACAATTATCAAAAGAGTGAGGCCAATCCTGTACATCGTACTACAGAGATGGCGGTTTCTACTTTATCTATTGATACTGATACGGGCAGTTATGCCAATGTACGTCGCTATCTGAATGAAGGTCGACTACCGCCTGTCGATGCGGTGCGAGTGGAGGAGTTGATCAACTATTTTCAATATCAGTTTGATGATGGTAAACGCCTTAATAATGCGCCCTTTGTGGTGGCAACTGACGTGGTCGATTCGCCATGGGACAGGGCAGATCAGGATAACAAGATCGTCAAAGTTGGTATCAAAGCAGTTGATAGTAATTGGTCTAAAAATAGCAATGCGCAGTCGATGCCACCTGCCAACCTCGTATTTTTGGTCGATGTGTCGGGCTCTATGTCCTCTCTCGATAAGCTGCCATTGGCGCAATCCTCTCTCAAATTACTGACAGAGCAGATGCGCGCAGAAGACAGCATCAGTATCGTCACTTATTCTGGCAGTAACAACAGCAAGTCTAGCACCCAAAACACACAGAATGTAAATGAGTTGGCCTATCTAAAAATTCGCTATAAAGCACCAGCAGGCGGCGGCTCAAAGCTGCTCAGTCAACCGATTTATAAAACCAGTCGTGCGTTAAATAGTGCCAATATCGATACGCAGTTTGCGGTGGCAGTAGCAGGTTTTGGTCAGCGATTAACTCAAAATGAATACATCAATGATTGGCAGTATGCTGATAGTAAAAAACTGGCGAGTAGTGTGCTTGCTCGTCAACCAAGCAGTGATAAAGACGGCATACGTCGCAATTTTGTCACTTTGACAGAGCTTGCTACGGTACTTGATGGTAACAAGTCATAA
- the hemJ gene encoding protoporphyrinogen oxidase HemJ, with protein MPDYFNWIKAAHIISMVCWFAAIFYLPRLFVYHAMSDDSISQERFVIMERKLYRGIMTPSMIATWVFGLWMLGMGWEVYKTQGWLHVKLLLVILLSGYHGACGFYRKKLIDNPHYKTHKFWRWFNEVPVFALVIIVILVVVKPF; from the coding sequence ATGCCAGATTATTTTAATTGGATCAAAGCCGCACACATCATCTCTATGGTTTGCTGGTTTGCCGCCATATTTTATTTGCCGCGCCTGTTTGTGTACCATGCGATGAGTGACGACAGCATCAGCCAAGAGCGCTTTGTTATTATGGAGCGCAAGTTGTATCGCGGTATCATGACACCGTCGATGATCGCCACATGGGTCTTTGGTCTGTGGATGTTAGGAATGGGCTGGGAGGTTTACAAAACCCAAGGCTGGCTACATGTCAAGCTGCTATTAGTCATACTGTTGTCCGGCTATCATGGCGCATGTGGTTTTTACCGCAAAAAACTGATAGACAATCCGCATTATAAAACCCATAAGTTTTGGCGCTGGTTTAATGAAGTGCCTGTGTTTGCGTTAGTCATTATTGTGATTTTGGTGGTGGTAAAACCTTTTTGA
- a CDS encoding AMP-binding protein — MPTIPSDRPWLSAYERYGIDATIDMPDDNTSLLEVFERNFSRYGKKTAYICMGAEISYKQLDLYSRQIASYLQSLGLVKGDKVGVMMPNLLQYPVVALGIIRAGMVLVNVNPLYTSRELSHQLHDSSAKALFIVENFAKTYQEAEDKGQVAHVIVCKIGDMLGSVKGAVVNLVARHIKKMIPAYHLPNSVSFKQALNAVSASHYKRPDLSLSDVALLQYTGGTTGVAKGAMLSHGNLVANMLQISALMNSAFEDDVEAGDVILTALPLYHVFSFMVCGMYGMYQGYAGLLIPNPRDLDGLIKEMGKYKPSFIPAVNTLFNGLVNKDSFAELDFSNLKASIGGGMSVLPSVAKKWHNVTGLPIVEGYGLSETSPVVAFNPMTIAEFTNKIGIPASSTDVILIDDDENEVVMGDRGEICVKGPQVMIGYQNRPKETAETFTANGYLKTGDIGIMDEKGFIKIVDRKKDMILVSGFNVYPNEIEEAMSEHPAVAECGAIGVPNEERGEEPKLFVVKKGEVTEQELLDFGKKQLTGYKRPRHIQFVDELPKSNVGKILRKELRKMEGLE, encoded by the coding sequence ATGCCGACCATCCCTAGCGATAGACCTTGGTTAAGTGCTTATGAGCGCTATGGCATTGATGCTACTATCGATATGCCAGACGACAATACCTCTTTGTTGGAAGTGTTTGAGCGTAATTTTAGCCGCTATGGTAAAAAAACTGCTTATATTTGTATGGGCGCTGAAATCAGTTATAAGCAATTGGATTTATACAGTCGTCAAATTGCCAGCTATCTACAATCATTAGGATTGGTCAAGGGTGATAAAGTTGGGGTCATGATGCCCAATTTGTTGCAGTATCCAGTGGTTGCTTTGGGTATCATCCGCGCAGGCATGGTATTGGTCAACGTCAATCCTTTGTACACCAGCCGAGAGCTATCGCATCAACTGCATGACAGCAGTGCCAAAGCCTTATTTATTGTAGAAAATTTTGCAAAAACCTATCAAGAAGCAGAAGACAAAGGTCAAGTGGCGCATGTGATCGTCTGCAAAATTGGCGATATGTTAGGATCTGTCAAAGGCGCTGTGGTCAACCTTGTGGCACGTCACATCAAAAAAATGATTCCAGCTTACCATTTACCAAATAGTGTGAGCTTCAAGCAAGCCCTAAATGCAGTATCGGCCAGTCATTATAAGCGCCCTGATTTGAGCTTAAGTGACGTGGCATTATTGCAATATACAGGTGGTACGACGGGGGTGGCCAAAGGCGCAATGTTGTCTCACGGCAACTTAGTCGCCAACATGTTACAAATCAGTGCCCTTATGAACAGTGCGTTTGAAGATGACGTGGAGGCAGGTGATGTTATTTTGACCGCATTGCCACTGTACCATGTGTTCTCATTTATGGTTTGCGGTATGTATGGCATGTATCAGGGTTATGCAGGCTTACTAATCCCAAATCCACGCGATCTTGACGGTTTGATTAAAGAGATGGGCAAATACAAGCCGTCCTTTATCCCTGCAGTCAACACCTTGTTTAATGGCTTGGTGAATAAAGACAGTTTTGCAGAGCTAGATTTCTCCAATCTAAAAGCCTCTATTGGTGGCGGTATGTCAGTGTTGCCAAGTGTGGCCAAAAAATGGCACAACGTCACAGGTCTGCCTATTGTAGAAGGGTATGGTCTGTCTGAGACGTCGCCTGTGGTCGCCTTTAATCCCATGACCATCGCTGAATTCACTAACAAAATTGGTATTCCTGCCTCTAGCACGGACGTGATACTGATCGATGACGACGAAAATGAAGTAGTCATGGGCGATCGCGGTGAGATATGTGTCAAAGGGCCACAAGTAATGATTGGCTATCAAAACCGTCCTAAAGAAACCGCCGAAACCTTTACCGCTAATGGTTACCTAAAAACGGGTGATATCGGTATCATGGATGAAAAGGGCTTCATTAAAATTGTCGATCGCAAAAAAGACATGATTTTGGTCTCAGGTTTTAATGTCTACCCAAATGAGATCGAAGAGGCCATGAGTGAGCATCCAGCGGTGGCAGAGTGCGGTGCTATTGGAGTGCCAAATGAAGAGCGCGGTGAAGAACCAAAATTATTTGTGGTCAAAAAGGGCGAAGTCACAGAACAAGAATTGCTAGATTTTGGTAAAAAACAGCTGACTGGCTATAAGCGTCCCCGTCATATCCAGTTTGTGGATGAATTACCAAAGTCAAACGTTGGTAAGATCCTGCGTAAAGAATTGCGTAAGATGGAAGGCCTAGAATAA
- the parC gene encoding DNA topoisomerase IV subunit A, translating into MSDVIDHTIDPIIPSEPMDTRSVAEFTEQAYLNYAMYVIMDRALPNIADGLKPVQRRIVYAMSELGLKSSAKAKKSARTVGDVLGKYHPHGDSACYEAMVLMAQPFSYRYPLITGQGNWGSPDDPKSFAAMRYTEAKMSAYANTLLAELGQGTVNWQDNFDGTMQEPTTLPARLPNILLNGTTGIAVGMATDIPPHNLNEVVRAAIRLLKNPELSVKQLTQSIPAPDLPTPAEIITSKKDLQAMYESGRGSYKMRATFHIDSKEKNLVIIDALPYQVSGNKIQEQIAKLMTDKKLPWITDIHDESDHENACRIVLELRSARVDVERVMSHLFASTDLESNYRVNMNMIGLNGKPQVKNLKEILEEWLICRRSVVTRRLQFRLDKIDKRLHILAGLLIAYLNIDEVIRIIREEDDPKATLMQDYDLTDIQANAILDIRLRQLARLEEIELRREQDELAAERAIIQEYLDNPDSLTNLMIDELTADMKEHGNERVSPLAEREEAQALKESDLVPSEPVTAILSKAGWIRAAKGHDVDAAGMSYRSGDAYQAHVRGKSNEKIYVLDSTGRSYSIDAHNLASARGQGDPLTSVLKPPAGASFEQLLTGDNDQRIILASSAGYGFINTLGNLDSNQKAGKNIITLTTDSRLLPVARIDVLANMINSSDNSEATSSRANAAPDHLAVVTNAGYLLIFALDDLPEQARGKGNKLIKLKDGEEVLAITPLNQQDSLVITAGKRHVTLKPNDLANYTGTRGNRGGQLPRGFQNVTSVEVG; encoded by the coding sequence ATGTCCGATGTTATTGATCATACGATTGACCCAATCATTCCAAGTGAACCCATGGATACGCGCTCGGTGGCGGAATTCACTGAGCAAGCCTATCTCAACTATGCCATGTATGTCATCATGGATCGGGCGTTGCCCAATATTGCTGACGGTCTCAAGCCAGTACAGCGCCGTATCGTCTATGCCATGAGTGAGCTTGGCTTAAAGTCTTCTGCCAAAGCAAAAAAATCAGCGCGTACGGTTGGTGATGTACTAGGTAAATACCATCCACATGGTGACAGTGCGTGTTATGAGGCGATGGTGCTAATGGCACAGCCGTTTAGCTACCGCTATCCGCTGATTACTGGTCAAGGCAACTGGGGCAGTCCTGATGATCCAAAATCCTTTGCGGCGATGCGTTATACCGAAGCCAAAATGTCTGCCTATGCTAATACCTTGCTCGCAGAGCTTGGACAAGGAACAGTCAACTGGCAAGATAATTTTGACGGTACGATGCAAGAGCCAACCACTCTACCCGCCCGCTTGCCCAATATTTTATTAAACGGTACCACAGGTATCGCCGTTGGTATGGCGACCGATATACCGCCGCATAATTTAAATGAAGTGGTACGCGCAGCCATTCGTTTGCTCAAAAACCCTGAGCTGTCCGTCAAGCAGTTAACTCAGTCAATACCAGCACCTGACTTGCCAACGCCAGCCGAAATCATTACCAGTAAAAAAGACTTGCAAGCCATGTATGAGAGTGGCCGTGGCAGCTACAAAATGCGGGCCACGTTCCATATCGATAGCAAAGAAAAAAACCTCGTCATCATTGATGCACTTCCCTATCAAGTCTCAGGCAACAAGATTCAAGAGCAAATCGCCAAGCTCATGACCGACAAAAAATTGCCTTGGATTACTGACATTCATGATGAGTCAGATCATGAAAACGCTTGCCGTATCGTACTTGAGCTGCGATCAGCGCGCGTCGATGTCGAGCGCGTCATGAGTCATCTATTTGCCAGCACGGATCTAGAAAGCAATTACCGCGTCAACATGAATATGATTGGGCTAAACGGGAAGCCGCAAGTCAAAAACCTGAAAGAAATCTTAGAAGAATGGCTCATCTGCCGCCGCTCTGTCGTCACGCGCCGTTTGCAATTTCGCCTCGACAAAATCGATAAGCGCTTGCACATCCTTGCAGGTTTACTAATTGCGTATCTTAATATTGATGAAGTCATTCGTATCATTCGTGAAGAAGACGATCCAAAAGCAACGTTGATGCAAGATTATGATCTGACTGACATTCAAGCCAATGCCATCTTAGATATTCGTCTGCGTCAGTTGGCAAGATTAGAAGAGATTGAGTTGCGCCGCGAGCAAGATGAGCTGGCCGCCGAACGCGCCATCATTCAAGAGTACTTGGACAATCCAGACAGTCTGACCAATCTGATGATTGATGAGCTGACTGCCGATATGAAAGAACATGGTAACGAGCGTGTATCACCATTGGCAGAACGCGAAGAAGCGCAAGCACTAAAAGAGTCTGACTTGGTGCCAAGCGAGCCTGTGACCGCCATCCTATCAAAAGCAGGATGGATTCGTGCCGCCAAAGGCCATGATGTCGATGCGGCTGGTATGAGCTATCGCTCAGGCGATGCTTATCAGGCACATGTACGCGGTAAATCTAATGAAAAAATCTACGTGCTCGATAGCACCGGACGCAGTTACAGCATTGATGCACACAACCTTGCTTCTGCGCGCGGTCAAGGTGATCCGCTCACCAGCGTGTTGAAGCCGCCCGCAGGTGCCAGCTTTGAGCAGTTATTAACAGGTGATAATGATCAACGTATCATTCTCGCCAGCTCAGCAGGTTATGGATTTATCAATACGCTTGGTAATCTCGATAGCAATCAAAAAGCGGGTAAAAACATCATTACTTTAACAACTGATAGTCGCTTGCTACCAGTTGCGCGTATCGATGTGCTAGCAAATATGATTAATAGTAGTGACAATAGTGAAGCAACCAGCAGTCGTGCAAACGCGGCACCAGACCATCTCGCTGTTGTGACCAACGCAGGATACTTACTGATATTTGCTCTTGATGATTTGCCTGAACAAGCACGCGGTAAAGGCAACAAATTGATTAAACTAAAAGACGGTGAAGAAGTCCTTGCGATCACTCCACTGAATCAGCAAGACAGCCTTGTCATTACCGCTGGTAAACGCCATGTGACGCTAAAGCCCAATGACTTGGCCAACTATACAGGCACGCGTGGTAATCGCGGCGGCCAGTTGCCAAGAGGCTTTCAGAATGTGACGAGTGTTGAGGTTGGATAG
- a CDS encoding hemerythrin domain-containing protein produces the protein MTAFTQKLNPQEALSPRHPNSRLQADWLFLYDKLPPAQWFSAEYVYKTSGWLNIHADIRKRQHILTQISDAYHSGSIEWSEYRVQLLPRINQYIMKLHHHHNIEDQAYFPSFIRMYPQLKSGFEILDRDHIHLDAILNELQVLNGKLAISEAEDKALGEQLHKTLIDVSNLLSQHLTDEEDLVIPILGLN, from the coding sequence ATGACGGCCTTTACTCAGAAATTGAATCCTCAAGAAGCCTTATCACCGCGGCATCCTAATAGTCGCCTTCAAGCAGATTGGCTATTTTTATATGACAAACTGCCACCGGCTCAATGGTTCAGCGCAGAGTATGTCTATAAAACGTCTGGCTGGTTAAATATTCATGCTGATATACGTAAACGTCAGCATATTTTGACGCAGATTAGTGATGCCTATCATTCTGGTAGTATTGAATGGTCAGAATATCGCGTGCAACTCTTACCACGAATCAATCAGTATATTATGAAATTACATCATCACCATAATATCGAGGACCAAGCGTATTTTCCATCGTTTATTCGTATGTACCCGCAGCTAAAATCAGGTTTTGAGATACTGGATCGAGACCATATACACTTGGATGCAATATTAAATGAGCTGCAAGTATTAAATGGAAAGCTTGCAATCAGTGAAGCCGAAGACAAAGCACTGGGCGAGCAATTGCACAAGACCTTGATTGACGTCAGCAATCTATTGTCTCAGCATCTAACAGATGAAGAGGATTTGGTGATTCCTATTTTGGGTTTGAATTGA